The following coding sequences lie in one Alloacidobacterium dinghuense genomic window:
- a CDS encoding ECF-type sigma factor has product MPITDSPEIDALLAKWGEGDRDALRGLIPLLYDELRRVACQQLRRAPSARTLQTTALVHEAYLRLHQQFRGQFQNKSHFIAICALLMRQILVSYERDRRAAKRGGGLNKCTLEDVHAVMKGQPVDLLDLDRALTELSRLDSEQGRIVELRFFGGFSIEETAEVLGISPATVKRHWSTARIWLYQQLSGEA; this is encoded by the coding sequence ATGCCGATAACCGATTCGCCTGAAATTGATGCACTCTTGGCCAAGTGGGGAGAAGGCGACCGGGATGCGCTGCGCGGCCTGATTCCGCTCCTATACGACGAGCTTCGCCGGGTTGCCTGCCAGCAGCTGCGCAGAGCGCCCTCCGCTCGCACGCTGCAGACCACGGCACTAGTCCACGAGGCCTATCTCCGGTTGCACCAGCAGTTTCGGGGACAATTCCAGAACAAGTCGCATTTCATTGCCATTTGCGCATTGCTGATGCGCCAGATTCTTGTAAGTTACGAGCGCGATAGGCGGGCGGCAAAACGGGGCGGCGGGCTAAACAAATGCACCCTTGAGGACGTGCATGCGGTCATGAAGGGCCAGCCTGTAGACCTGCTCGATCTGGACCGCGCGTTGACTGAGCTCTCGCGGCTGGATTCGGAGCAAGGCCGCATTGTGGAGCTCCGCTTCTTCGGCGGATTTTCGATTGAAGAGACGGCCGAGGTCCTGGGTATTTCACCGGCGACGGTGAAGCGGCACTGGTCGACCGCGCGGATCTGGCTCTACCAGCAGCTGAGCGGAGAGGCTTGA
- a CDS encoding aspartyl protease family protein — MFNLKGFGCIVFAITAVATVTAETYCPGKVASVPYHLVNRHQMVVEVSINHGGRYSFLLDTGTQMTLIDPAIASSLQLPEYGNTKVASAGMSSSASFSKLALVETGLHKVTDLKVLVYDLSNLRATGLTIQGVLGEDFLEHFDVLIDNVHKLLCLDSSGAMRADVRGPHTALIIPSEITDGSPPPNLIIVEARLSDATRPVRLMLDSGANGAILFNTSEYLALRQTARLPGTGVDGRQRIFSVLPPQDVKIGSLRLPAVPVVSLAGTQKDPRGKGFDGVLTISLFRRVFIEYRDHFAVLDPL; from the coding sequence ATGTTCAACCTGAAGGGATTTGGATGCATCGTCTTTGCGATAACCGCAGTTGCGACTGTGACTGCTGAAACGTACTGCCCGGGAAAAGTGGCCAGTGTACCCTACCATCTCGTGAATCGGCACCAAATGGTCGTTGAAGTCTCCATCAACCATGGTGGACGCTACAGCTTCCTGCTCGACACTGGGACCCAGATGACCTTGATCGATCCCGCCATTGCCTCGTCACTCCAACTTCCTGAGTACGGCAACACAAAGGTGGCTAGTGCCGGCATGAGCTCTTCGGCCTCGTTCTCAAAGCTAGCCCTGGTGGAAACCGGCCTGCACAAGGTCACGGACTTGAAAGTGTTAGTGTACGATCTGTCGAATCTGCGGGCTACGGGACTGACCATCCAGGGCGTTCTTGGTGAGGATTTCCTCGAGCACTTCGATGTGCTGATCGACAACGTACACAAGCTGCTGTGTCTCGACAGCTCCGGAGCCATGCGCGCGGACGTAAGAGGACCGCATACGGCGCTGATCATTCCATCGGAGATCACAGACGGATCGCCCCCGCCAAACCTGATCATCGTCGAGGCTCGCCTGTCCGATGCGACGCGCCCCGTTCGCCTTATGCTCGACTCCGGTGCGAACGGCGCCATTCTCTTCAACACATCGGAGTACCTGGCTCTACGGCAAACAGCTCGTTTGCCGGGGACTGGGGTGGATGGAAGGCAGCGGATATTCTCCGTTCTGCCTCCGCAAGACGTGAAGATCGGCTCACTCAGGCTTCCCGCAGTGCCCGTCGTCAGCCTTGCCGGCACCCAGAAGGATCCACGTGGCAAGGGGTTCGATGGCGTCTTGACGATCAGCCTCTTCCGGCGGGTCTTCATTGAATATCGCGATCACTTCGCCGTTCTGGACCCGCTGTAA